GATCGAATCTCCCTGGACGACGTGCGGCAGTTCGTCGATCTCTTCAACGACCAGAAGGCGTGGTCGCTCGTTCTCGCGGAGCGAAACGTCGCCAAACTGGTCGGCGGCGAGCGACCGCTCTGGCGGCGTCACTCGGTCGAGAACGTCGACTGTCTCGCCGAGGCCGATCGCATTCAGTGCGATCCGCAGACGGACGGCGCCTGGTACGAGTTTCCGGACGAGGTCGTCGACCGCGTCGCGGAGGAGTGTGACGTTCTGGTTCTCTTCGGCTTCGGACTCATCCGAGGGCCGATCCTCGACGCGCCGGAGCACGGCGTGTTGAGCTTCCACCCCGCCGACATTCGCTCGTACCGCGGCATGGGCCCGCCGCCGATATTCCACGACGGACGACGACGGTGCGGTGCGACGCTCCAGCGGCTGAACGAGTCGATCGACGGCGGCGAAATCGTCGCGTACGACGACGCCGCCATTGACGACTGCGCCACGCTGTGGGACGTGTTCGATCGTGCCGCGACGCTGCAGATCGATCTCCTGACCGAAGGCAT
This DNA window, taken from Natronococcus sp. CG52, encodes the following:
- a CDS encoding formyltransferase family protein — its product is MTRAGPETVGILADPYLNEWQVHALERLAAERDVTFSLVVSNGQKAKETDDPESWNTRDRISLDDVRQFVDLFNDQKAWSLVLAERNVAKLVGGERPLWRRHSVENVDCLAEADRIQCDPQTDGAWYEFPDEVVDRVAEECDVLVLFGFGLIRGPILDAPEHGVLSFHPADIRSYRGMGPPPIFHDGRRRCGATLQRLNESIDGGEIVAYDDAAIDDCATLWDVFDRAATLQIDLLTEGISNLHDPAFEPATVPEEQLGEIYYRKQRYSLSFSGRILLKNLVGRARQRLGRKRESTEASIGSATSSR